From one Streptomyces chromofuscus genomic stretch:
- a CDS encoding MDR family MFS transporter produces MIAMMLAMLDNMIIGTAMPTIVGELGGLEHLSWVVTSYTLATAASTPIWGKLGDLYGRKGVFLSSIVLFLIGSVLSGMAQDMGQLIAFRAVQGLGAGGLMVGVMAIIGDLIPPRERGKYQGMMAAVMALAMIGGPLVGGTITDHWGWRWTFYINLPLGAVALIAISVVLHLPKKRSDARIDYLGAALLTVGITAIVLVTTWGGTEYAWTSAVITELIGIGVAALVGFVFWQTRAAEPILPLHIFRSRNFTLMSAIGFIVGFVMFGATLFLPLYQQSVQGASATNSGLLLLPMLGAMLVTSMVAGRVTTRTGRYKVFPVAGGVLLVGGLYLLSLMDTETSRLTSGVYMAVVGLGMGCLMQITMLVAQNSVEMKDMGVASSSSTLFRTLGSSFGVAIMGALFNHRVQEVMAERAGALGSRMTEQSAQLDAASLAKLPEAAREAYQHAVSSGTHGAFLLGAAVAVPVLIAALFVKEVPLKGAGPKAQDAPAAPTQVSEAV; encoded by the coding sequence ATGATCGCGATGATGCTCGCGATGCTCGACAACATGATCATCGGTACGGCGATGCCGACGATCGTCGGCGAGCTGGGCGGTCTGGAGCACCTGTCGTGGGTGGTGACGTCGTACACCCTGGCGACCGCGGCCTCCACCCCGATCTGGGGCAAGCTCGGCGACCTGTACGGCCGCAAGGGCGTCTTCCTCAGCTCGATCGTGCTCTTCCTGATCGGCTCCGTGCTCAGCGGCATGGCCCAGGACATGGGGCAGCTGATCGCCTTCCGCGCCGTGCAGGGACTCGGCGCCGGCGGGCTCATGGTCGGCGTGATGGCGATCATCGGTGACCTGATACCGCCCCGGGAGCGCGGTAAGTACCAGGGGATGATGGCCGCCGTCATGGCGCTCGCGATGATCGGCGGCCCGCTGGTCGGCGGCACCATCACCGACCACTGGGGCTGGCGCTGGACCTTCTACATCAACCTGCCGCTCGGCGCCGTCGCGCTGATCGCCATCAGCGTCGTGCTGCACCTGCCGAAGAAGCGGTCGGACGCCCGGATCGACTATCTGGGCGCCGCCCTGCTGACCGTCGGCATCACCGCGATCGTGCTGGTGACCACCTGGGGCGGTACGGAGTACGCCTGGACGTCGGCCGTGATCACGGAGCTGATCGGCATCGGGGTCGCGGCGCTGGTCGGCTTCGTGTTCTGGCAGACGCGGGCCGCCGAGCCGATCCTGCCGCTGCACATCTTCCGCAGCCGCAACTTCACGTTGATGTCCGCCATCGGCTTCATCGTCGGCTTCGTGATGTTCGGCGCGACCCTGTTCCTGCCGCTCTACCAGCAGTCGGTGCAGGGCGCGTCCGCGACCAACTCCGGGCTGCTGCTGCTGCCGATGCTGGGCGCGATGCTCGTCACGTCGATGGTGGCCGGGCGGGTGACCACCCGGACCGGGCGGTACAAGGTGTTCCCGGTGGCGGGCGGTGTGCTTCTGGTCGGCGGGCTGTACCTGCTGTCCCTGATGGACACGGAGACCTCGCGGCTGACCTCCGGCGTCTACATGGCCGTGGTCGGGCTCGGCATGGGCTGTCTGATGCAGATCACCATGCTGGTCGCGCAGAACAGCGTGGAGATGAAGGACATGGGCGTCGCCTCCTCCTCCAGCACCCTCTTCCGCACCCTCGGCTCCTCCTTCGGCGTCGCGATCATGGGTGCCCTGTTCAACCACCGGGTCCAGGAGGTCATGGCCGAACGGGCCGGCGCGCTGGGCTCGCGGATGACCGAACAGTCCGCCCAGCTGGACGCCGCGAGCCTGGCCAAGCTGCCGGAAGCGGCCCGGGAGGCGTATCAGCACGCGGTGTCCTCGGGTACGCACGGGGCGTTCCTGCTGGGCGCGGCGGTGGCCGTGCCGGTGCTGATCGCGGCGCTGTTCGTGAAGGAGGTGCCGCTGAAGGGGGCGGGGCCGAAGGCGCAGGACGCGCCCGCGGCTCCGACGCAGGTGAGCGAGGCAGTCTGA
- a CDS encoding helix-turn-helix transcriptional regulator: MDRMCRLRLAKDAMDRDWADPALDLDAVAAHAGYSRYHFVRAFKEAYGETPGQYLTHRRIERAEELLRAADLTVTEICNLVGFSSLGTFSTRFKARTGLTPSEFRTQHVGSGAALIPGCYAMLWAGGFPHRGPAEQDRNSGEAP; the protein is encoded by the coding sequence ATGGACAGGATGTGCCGGCTGAGGCTGGCGAAGGACGCGATGGACCGCGACTGGGCCGACCCCGCACTCGACCTGGACGCGGTCGCGGCGCACGCCGGGTACTCGCGGTACCACTTCGTCCGCGCCTTCAAGGAGGCGTACGGCGAGACACCCGGCCAGTACCTCACGCACCGGCGGATCGAACGGGCCGAGGAACTGCTGCGCGCCGCCGACCTCACCGTCACGGAGATCTGCAACCTGGTCGGCTTCAGCAGTCTCGGCACCTTCTCGACCCGCTTCAAGGCGCGGACCGGGTTGACGCCGAGCGAGTTCCGGACCCAGCACGTGGGCAGCGGGGCGGCCCTGATACCCGGGTGCTACGCGATGCTGTGGGCCGGCGGCTTCCCGCACCGCGGGCCCGCCGAGCAGGACCGCAATTCTGGAGAAGCGCCCTGA
- a CDS encoding VOC family protein has translation MITGLGITTVWTFDQQRTKAFFTEKLGFEVRSEVPMGEMRWVTVGAKDQPDVELALMSLDGPGLDAESSEALKKLVSKGVIGAGAFRTDDCRGDYETFRARGVEFLQEPQERPYGVEAIFRDDNGNWYSLTQRSEELDFSKDFGC, from the coding sequence ATGATCACCGGCCTGGGCATCACGACCGTATGGACCTTCGACCAGCAGCGCACCAAGGCCTTCTTCACCGAGAAGCTGGGTTTCGAGGTGCGCAGTGAGGTGCCCATGGGGGAGATGCGGTGGGTCACCGTCGGCGCCAAGGACCAGCCGGACGTGGAGCTGGCCCTGATGAGCCTGGACGGGCCCGGCCTCGACGCCGAGTCGTCCGAGGCGCTGAAGAAGCTGGTCAGCAAGGGGGTCATCGGCGCGGGCGCGTTCCGTACGGACGACTGCCGGGGTGACTACGAGACGTTCCGGGCGCGCGGGGTGGAGTTCCTGCAGGAGCCGCAGGAGCGGCCGTACGGCGTCGAGGCGATCTTCCGCGACGACAACGGCAACTGGTACTCGCTGACGCAGCGCAGCGAGGAGCTGGACTTCTCCAAGGACTTCGGCTGCTGA
- the cseC gene encoding two-component system sensor histidine kinase CseC codes for MRGTMPAGRRIIRRLLVRRASIRTGLRWKLSAAIALVGALVAIVLSLVVHNAARVSMLDNARDLADERVQIAQRNYELSGRPNFPDIKIDDPALPSALRAKVEAGRRATYVTEQPGGGPDIWAAVPLKDGHVLSLHTGFTDRSTDILTDLDQALLIGSIAVVLGGSALGVLIGGQLSRRLRKAASAANQVAKGEPDVRVREAIGGVVRDETDDLARAVDAMADTLQKRLEAERRVTADIAHELRTPVTGLLTAAELLPPGRPTELVLDRAKAMRTLVEDVLEVARLDGASERAELQDIMLGEFVARRVAAKDAEIGVRVVHESEVTTDPRRLERVLFNLLANAARHGRPPIEVTVEGRVIRVRDHGPGFPEDLLAEGPSRFRTGSKDRAGVGHGLGLTIAAGQARVLGARLTFRNVRPPGAADHIPAEGAVAVLWLPEHAPTNTGSFPMLTD; via the coding sequence ATGCGGGGGACCATGCCGGCCGGGCGCCGGATCATCCGGCGGCTGCTCGTGCGGCGCGCGAGCATCCGCACCGGGCTCAGGTGGAAGCTCAGCGCGGCGATCGCCTTGGTCGGCGCGCTGGTCGCGATCGTGCTGAGTCTGGTCGTGCACAACGCCGCCCGGGTCTCGATGCTGGACAACGCGCGCGACCTCGCCGACGAGCGGGTGCAGATCGCCCAGCGCAACTACGAGCTGTCCGGGCGGCCCAACTTCCCCGACATCAAGATCGACGACCCGGCCCTGCCGTCCGCCCTGCGGGCGAAGGTCGAGGCCGGGCGCCGGGCGACCTACGTGACCGAACAGCCGGGTGGCGGGCCCGACATCTGGGCGGCGGTGCCGCTCAAGGACGGGCATGTGCTGTCCTTGCACACCGGGTTCACCGACCGCAGCACGGACATCCTCACGGACCTGGACCAGGCCCTGCTCATCGGCTCCATCGCGGTCGTCCTCGGCGGGAGCGCGCTCGGCGTGCTCATCGGCGGGCAGCTGTCGCGCCGGCTGCGCAAGGCGGCCTCCGCGGCGAACCAGGTCGCCAAGGGCGAGCCGGACGTACGGGTGCGCGAGGCCATCGGCGGGGTCGTCCGGGACGAGACCGACGACCTGGCACGGGCCGTGGACGCGATGGCGGACACGCTGCAAAAGCGGCTGGAGGCGGAGCGCCGGGTCACCGCCGACATCGCGCACGAGCTGCGCACGCCGGTGACCGGACTGCTGACCGCCGCCGAGCTGCTGCCGCCGGGGCGCCCGACCGAGCTGGTGCTGGACCGGGCGAAGGCCATGCGCACGCTCGTCGAGGACGTGCTGGAGGTGGCCCGCCTCGACGGGGCCTCCGAACGGGCCGAGTTGCAGGACATCATGCTGGGCGAGTTCGTCGCCCGGCGGGTGGCGGCGAAGGACGCGGAGATCGGCGTGCGGGTGGTGCACGAGTCGGAGGTGACGACCGATCCGCGCCGCCTGGAGCGCGTGCTGTTCAACCTGCTCGCCAACGCCGCCCGGCACGGCAGGCCGCCCATAGAGGTCACCGTCGAGGGCCGGGTCATCCGCGTCCGCGACCACGGGCCGGGCTTCCCCGAGGACCTGCTGGCCGAGGGGCCGAGCCGGTTCCGCACCGGCAGCAAGGACCGCGCCGGCGTGGGCCACGGCCTGGGACTGACCATCGCGGCCGGCCAGGCGAGGGTGCTGGGCGCCCGCCTCACCTTCCGCAACGTCCGCCCACCGGGCGCCGCCGACCACATACCGGCGGAGGGCGCGGTCGCCGTCCTGTGGCTACCAGAACACGCCCCGACGAACACGGGCAGCTTCCCGATGCTGACCGACTAG
- the cseB gene encoding two-component system response regulator CseB, whose translation MADQTHVLFVEDDDVIREATQLALERDGFAVTAMPDGLSGLEAFRANRPDIALLDVMVPGLDGVSLCRRIRDESTVPVIMLSARADSIDVVLGLEAGADDYVTKPFDGAVLVARIRAVLRRFGHASGGAAGRPEEAGPSTNGGVLTFGDLEVDTEGMEVRKAGRPVALTPTEMRLLLEFSSAPGTVLSRDKLLERVWDYGWGGDTRVVDVHVQRLRTKIGQDRIETVRGFGYKLRA comes from the coding sequence ATGGCAGACCAGACCCACGTCCTGTTCGTCGAGGACGACGACGTCATCCGCGAGGCCACCCAGCTCGCCCTGGAGCGGGACGGCTTCGCGGTCACCGCCATGCCCGACGGGCTGTCCGGGCTGGAGGCGTTCCGCGCGAACCGTCCCGACATCGCCCTGCTGGACGTCATGGTGCCCGGCCTCGACGGAGTCAGCCTGTGCCGCCGTATCCGGGACGAGTCGACCGTCCCGGTGATCATGCTGTCGGCGCGGGCCGACTCGATCGACGTGGTCCTCGGCCTGGAGGCGGGCGCCGACGACTACGTGACCAAGCCGTTCGACGGTGCCGTGCTGGTCGCCCGGATCCGGGCGGTGCTGCGCCGCTTCGGGCACGCGAGCGGCGGCGCGGCCGGCCGGCCGGAGGAGGCCGGCCCGTCCACGAACGGCGGCGTGCTGACCTTCGGGGACCTGGAGGTCGACACCGAGGGCATGGAGGTGCGCAAGGCCGGCCGGCCGGTGGCGCTCACACCGACCGAGATGCGGCTGCTGCTGGAGTTCTCCTCCGCGCCGGGCACCGTGCTGTCCCGGGACAAGCTGCTGGAGCGCGTGTGGGACTACGGCTGGGGCGGGGACACCCGCGTCGTCGACGTCCATGTGCAGCGGCTGCGGACGAAGATCGGTCAGGACCGGATCGAGACGGTCCGCGGCTTCGGTTACAAGCTGAGGGCCTGA
- a CDS encoding SigE family RNA polymerase sigma factor: MAQGEAGEVLEFEEYVRTRQDALLRSARRLVPDPVDAQDLLQTALARTYGRWDGIVDKRLADAYLRRVMINTRTEWWRARKLEEVPTEQLPEACVDDSSEQHADRALLMDVMKVLAPKQRSVVVLRHWEQMSTEETAAALGMSAGTVKSTLHRALARLREELEARDPDARALEREERERCAA; this comes from the coding sequence ATGGCGCAGGGCGAGGCCGGCGAGGTGCTCGAGTTCGAGGAGTACGTCCGCACCCGGCAGGACGCGCTGCTGCGCAGCGCCCGTCGGCTGGTCCCGGACCCGGTGGACGCCCAGGACCTGCTGCAGACGGCACTGGCGCGGACGTACGGCCGCTGGGACGGCATAGTCGACAAGCGCCTCGCGGACGCCTATCTGCGCCGGGTCATGATCAACACGCGGACCGAGTGGTGGCGGGCCCGCAAGCTGGAGGAGGTGCCCACCGAGCAGCTCCCCGAGGCGTGCGTGGACGACTCCTCGGAGCAGCACGCGGACCGCGCCCTGCTGATGGACGTCATGAAGGTGCTGGCCCCCAAACAGCGCAGCGTGGTCGTCCTGCGACACTGGGAGCAGATGTCCACGGAGGAGACGGCCGCCGCCCTCGGCATGTCGGCCGGAACGGTCAAGAGCACGCTGCACCGGGCGCTCGCCCGGCTCCGGGAGGAGCTGGAGGCCCGCGATCCGGACGCACGCGCGCTGGAGCGTGAGGAGCGGGAGCGTTGCGCGGCCTGA
- a CDS encoding A/G-specific adenine glycosylase produces the protein MTAPTKPPHTSPAEALTGSPSGENLHSPVIAWFDEHARDLPWRRPEAGAWGVMVSEFMLQQTPVNRVLPVYEQWLARWPRPADLAKEAPGEAVRAWGRLGYPRRALRLHGAAVAITERHGGDVPTDHAQLLALPGIGEYTAAAVASFAYGQRHAVLDTNVRRVFARAVTGVQYPPNATTAAERKLARALLPEDERIAARWAAASMELGALVCTARNEGCQRCPIAAQCAWRLAGKPEHEGPPRRGQTYAGTDRQVRGKLLAVLREAHAPVPQTLLDRVWHEPVQRARALDGLVADGLVEPLPGGLYRLPLS, from the coding sequence ATGACTGCTCCCACGAAGCCCCCGCACACCAGCCCCGCCGAGGCCCTCACCGGCTCCCCGAGCGGAGAGAACCTCCACTCCCCCGTCATCGCCTGGTTCGACGAGCACGCGCGCGACCTGCCCTGGCGGCGGCCGGAGGCCGGCGCGTGGGGCGTGATGGTCAGCGAGTTCATGCTCCAGCAGACCCCCGTCAACCGGGTGCTGCCCGTCTACGAACAGTGGCTGGCCCGCTGGCCGCGCCCCGCCGACCTTGCCAAGGAGGCCCCCGGCGAGGCCGTCCGCGCGTGGGGCCGGCTCGGCTACCCGCGCCGCGCCCTGCGCCTGCATGGCGCCGCCGTCGCCATAACGGAACGGCACGGTGGTGACGTACCCACCGACCACGCCCAGCTCCTCGCGCTGCCCGGCATCGGCGAGTACACCGCGGCGGCCGTGGCGTCGTTCGCCTACGGGCAGCGGCACGCCGTCCTCGACACCAACGTCCGCCGGGTGTTCGCCCGCGCGGTCACCGGCGTCCAGTACCCGCCGAACGCGACGACGGCCGCCGAGCGCAAGCTGGCGCGGGCCCTGCTCCCGGAGGACGAGCGGATCGCCGCCCGCTGGGCCGCCGCTTCGATGGAGCTGGGCGCGCTGGTGTGCACGGCCAGGAACGAGGGCTGCCAGCGCTGCCCGATCGCCGCGCAGTGCGCATGGCGGCTGGCCGGCAAGCCGGAGCACGAGGGCCCGCCGCGGCGCGGCCAGACGTACGCCGGTACGGACCGCCAGGTGCGGGGCAAGCTGCTCGCCGTGCTGCGCGAGGCCCACGCGCCCGTGCCGCAAACGCTTCTCGACCGTGTGTGGCACGAGCCCGTGCAGCGCGCCCGCGCGCTGGACGGCCTCGTCGCCGACGGTCTGGTGGAGCCGCTGCCGGGCGGCCTGTACCGACTGCCGCTGAGCTGA
- the disA gene encoding DNA integrity scanning diadenylate cyclase DisA, translating into MAANDRAAAPGKSGGSAGSDGLMRASLSAVAPGTPLRDGLERVLRGNTGGLIVLGSDKTVEAMCTGGFVLDVEFTATRLRELCKLDGGIVLSSDLSKILRAGVQLVPDPTIPTEETGTRHRTADRVSKQVGFPVVSVSQSMRLIALYVDGQRRVLEDSAAILSRANQALATLERYKLRLDEVAGTLSALEIEDLVTVRDVSAVAQRLEMVRRIATEIAEYVVELGTDGRLLALQLDELIAGVEPERELVVRDYVPEPTAKRSRTVDEALAELDALSHAELLELSTVARALGYTGSPEALDSAVSPRGFRLLAKVPRLPGAIIDRLVEHFGSLQKLLAASVDDLQTVDGVGEARARSVREGLSRLAESSILERYV; encoded by the coding sequence GTGGCAGCCAACGACCGGGCAGCAGCTCCCGGAAAATCCGGTGGGAGTGCCGGTTCCGATGGCCTGATGCGCGCCTCGCTGAGCGCCGTGGCACCCGGCACGCCCTTGCGCGACGGCCTCGAGCGGGTGCTGCGCGGCAACACCGGCGGCCTGATCGTGCTCGGCTCCGACAAGACCGTCGAGGCCATGTGCACGGGTGGATTCGTCCTGGATGTCGAGTTCACGGCGACCCGCCTGCGGGAGCTGTGCAAGCTCGACGGCGGCATCGTGCTCTCCTCCGACCTGTCCAAGATCCTCCGGGCGGGCGTCCAGCTGGTCCCGGACCCCACGATCCCGACCGAGGAGACCGGCACCCGGCACCGCACGGCCGACCGGGTCAGCAAGCAGGTCGGCTTCCCGGTGGTCTCGGTCTCCCAGTCCATGCGGCTGATCGCCCTCTACGTCGACGGCCAGCGCCGCGTCCTGGAGGACTCCGCGGCGATCCTGTCCCGCGCCAACCAGGCCCTCGCCACCCTGGAGCGCTACAAGCTCCGGCTGGACGAGGTCGCGGGCACGCTGTCCGCGCTGGAGATCGAGGACCTGGTGACCGTCCGGGACGTCTCGGCGGTGGCGCAGCGGCTGGAGATGGTGCGCCGGATCGCGACGGAGATCGCCGAGTACGTGGTGGAGCTGGGTACCGACGGGCGTCTGCTCGCGCTCCAGCTGGACGAGTTGATCGCGGGCGTGGAGCCCGAGCGGGAACTGGTCGTGCGGGACTACGTCCCCGAGCCCACGGCCAAGCGTTCACGCACGGTGGACGAGGCACTGGCCGAGCTGGACGCCCTCAGCCACGCCGAGTTGCTCGAACTCTCCACGGTGGCGCGGGCGCTGGGTTACACCGGCTCGCCCGAGGCCCTCGACTCGGCGGTCTCGCCGCGCGGCTTCCGGCTGCTGGCCAAGGTGCCGCGTCTGCCGGGCGCCATCATCGACCGGCTGGTGGAGCACTTCGGCAGCCTGCAGAAGCTGCTCGCCGCGAGCGTCGACGACCTGCAGACGGTGGACGGCGTGGGCGAGGCCCGGGCACGCAGCGTGCGCGAGGGACTGTCGCGACTGGCGGAGTCGTCGATCCTGGAACGGTACGTCTAG
- the radA gene encoding DNA repair protein RadA — protein MAARTKTSKDRPSYRCTECGWQTAKWLGRCPECQAWGTIEEYGAPAVRTTTPGRVTTSALPIGQVDGRQAAARSTGVPELDRVLGGGLVPGAVVLLAGEPGVGKSTLLLDVAAKSASDEHPTLYVTGEESASQVRLRADRIGAIDDHLYLAAETDLSSVLGHLDAVKPSLLILDSVQTVASPEIDGAPGGMAQVREVAGALIRASKERGMSTLLVGHVTKDGAIAGPRLLEHLVDVVLHFEGDRHARLRLVRGVKNRYGATDEVGCFELHDEGITGLADPSGLFLTRRDEPVPGTCLTVTLEGRRPLVAEVQALTVDSQIPSPRRTTSGLETSRVSMMLAVLEQRGRISALGKRDIYSATVGGVKLSEPAADLAVALALASAASDTPLPKNLVAIGEVGLAGEVRRVTGVQRRLAEAHRLGFTHALVPGDPGKVPAGMKVLEVADIGDALRVLPRSRRREAPRDEEDRR, from the coding sequence ATGGCTGCCCGTACGAAGACCTCCAAGGACCGCCCGTCCTACCGCTGCACCGAATGCGGCTGGCAGACGGCCAAATGGCTCGGCCGGTGCCCCGAGTGCCAGGCGTGGGGGACGATCGAGGAGTACGGCGCGCCCGCGGTGCGGACCACGACGCCGGGGCGCGTCACGACGTCCGCGCTGCCCATCGGACAGGTCGACGGGCGGCAGGCGGCGGCCCGTTCGACCGGCGTGCCCGAGCTGGACCGGGTGCTCGGCGGCGGCCTGGTGCCCGGCGCGGTGGTGCTGCTCGCGGGCGAGCCCGGCGTCGGCAAGTCGACGCTGCTGCTGGACGTGGCGGCCAAGTCGGCGAGCGACGAGCACCCCACTCTCTATGTGACCGGCGAGGAGTCCGCGAGCCAGGTGCGGCTGCGCGCCGACCGGATCGGCGCCATCGACGACCACCTCTATCTCGCCGCCGAGACGGATCTGTCCTCGGTGCTCGGCCACTTGGACGCGGTGAAGCCGTCGCTGCTGATCCTGGACTCGGTGCAGACGGTCGCCTCACCGGAGATCGACGGCGCGCCCGGCGGCATGGCCCAGGTCCGCGAGGTGGCCGGCGCCCTCATCCGCGCCTCGAAGGAGCGCGGCATGTCCACCCTGCTGGTGGGCCATGTCACCAAGGACGGCGCCATCGCGGGTCCCCGCCTGCTGGAGCACCTGGTCGACGTCGTGCTGCACTTCGAGGGCGACCGGCACGCGCGCCTGCGGCTCGTGCGCGGCGTCAAGAACCGGTACGGCGCGACGGACGAGGTCGGCTGCTTCGAACTGCACGACGAGGGCATCACGGGCCTGGCGGACCCGAGCGGACTCTTCCTGACCCGCCGTGACGAACCGGTCCCCGGCACCTGCCTGACCGTCACCCTGGAGGGCCGCCGCCCCCTGGTCGCCGAGGTGCAGGCGCTCACGGTCGACTCCCAGATCCCCTCCCCGCGCCGCACGACGTCCGGCCTGGAGACCTCCCGCGTCTCGATGATGCTGGCGGTGCTGGAGCAGCGCGGGCGGATCAGCGCCCTGGGCAAACGGGACATCTACTCCGCGACGGTCGGCGGCGTGAAGCTCTCCGAACCGGCCGCCGACCTCGCCGTCGCCCTCGCCCTGGCGTCCGCCGCCAGCGACACCCCGCTGCCGAAGAACCTCGTCGCGATCGGCGAGGTCGGCCTCGCGGGCGAGGTCAGACGGGTCACCGGCGTGCAGCGCAGGCTCGCGGAGGCGCACCGGCTGGGCTTCACGCACGCCCTCGTACCGGGCGATCCCGGCAAGGTCCCGGCGGGCATGAAGGTCCTGGAAGTCGCGGACATAGGGGACGCCCTCAGGGTGCTGCCCCGCTCCCGTCGCCGAGAGGCCCCCCGGGACGAGGAGGACCGCCGGTAG
- a CDS encoding BACON domain-containing protein, which yields MSSSPDTTTRTTGAHRARREARDRAAARTLVQRPPARYEPYVDGLFTYCLSVLCDHDAATAALGEVLALAERRGQRAPDAAGDRRAWLYALARWACLRKLAEAKQKRQAAHAAGRHGAERKRAAQSVTSSVSEQVQEQRRRELALLAWPEAAGTTPEQREALELAVRHQLAAHEVAAVLGMDLAAARDLLASAACEVERTRAALAVVETGACPGVARLTGDSQLVLSTALRRELVRHVDDCPRCRRTAERALPGNWPGAGPTPAQLPVLEAPRAALHMAMAHHPRARGAAPRFDRRGFPMDPKDHAARRDRFRTRAVTTTVVATVVAAPVLALWSAYRGAPVIGEGEDGRGATASRDDGPGTLDGEAAGGGYENAGNASRPGGRFSQGNKPDVSVEVISVAGAGQKGAGRLRVAAGNHGDTTLITLTASGSAPVRWSASTAASWLYPSQSSGTLRPGETLTIKVYVDHLREPSGYWSARVALAPAGAIVSIQGYGSAPTPSDPGPGPDPRPSTPGDPPPAPDPTATTTTAPDPTPSEPTTSPTDPEPTPSASDPSAPGSPTPLPADGDAPSPGPS from the coding sequence ATGAGCAGCAGCCCGGACACCACGACCCGCACGACCGGCGCACATCGTGCGCGCCGCGAGGCGCGTGACCGCGCTGCGGCGCGCACCCTGGTGCAGCGTCCGCCCGCGCGCTACGAGCCGTACGTGGACGGCCTTTTCACGTACTGCCTGTCCGTGCTGTGCGACCACGACGCGGCCACCGCCGCGCTGGGCGAGGTGCTCGCGCTCGCCGAGCGCCGCGGCCAGCGCGCCCCGGACGCCGCCGGCGACCGCCGGGCGTGGCTGTACGCGCTGGCCCGCTGGGCGTGTCTGCGCAAGCTGGCCGAGGCCAAGCAGAAACGTCAGGCCGCCCACGCGGCGGGCCGTCACGGCGCCGAGCGCAAACGCGCCGCGCAGTCCGTCACGTCCTCCGTCTCCGAGCAGGTGCAGGAGCAGCGCCGCCGCGAACTCGCCCTGCTCGCCTGGCCCGAGGCCGCCGGCACCACACCCGAGCAGCGCGAGGCGCTCGAACTGGCCGTGCGCCACCAGCTGGCCGCCCACGAGGTCGCCGCCGTCCTCGGCATGGACCTGGCCGCCGCCCGTGACCTGCTCGCCTCCGCCGCATGCGAGGTCGAACGCACCCGCGCGGCCCTCGCCGTCGTGGAGACCGGCGCCTGTCCGGGCGTCGCCCGCCTCACCGGGGACAGCCAACTGGTGCTCAGCACCGCCCTGCGCCGGGAACTGGTCCGGCACGTCGACGACTGCCCCCGTTGCCGCCGCACCGCCGAGCGCGCGCTGCCCGGGAACTGGCCCGGTGCCGGCCCGACCCCCGCCCAGCTGCCCGTCCTGGAGGCGCCCCGGGCGGCTCTGCACATGGCCATGGCGCACCACCCGCGCGCGCGGGGTGCCGCGCCCCGCTTCGACCGGCGTGGCTTCCCGATGGACCCCAAGGACCACGCCGCCCGAAGAGACCGCTTCCGCACGCGTGCCGTCACCACGACCGTCGTCGCCACCGTGGTGGCCGCCCCGGTGCTCGCCCTGTGGTCCGCCTACCGGGGCGCGCCGGTCATCGGTGAGGGCGAGGACGGCCGCGGAGCCACCGCCAGCCGGGACGACGGCCCCGGCACCCTGGACGGCGAGGCCGCGGGCGGCGGCTACGAGAACGCCGGCAACGCCAGCAGACCCGGCGGCCGTTTCTCCCAGGGCAACAAGCCGGACGTGTCGGTGGAGGTCATCAGCGTCGCCGGCGCCGGTCAGAAGGGCGCGGGACGGCTCCGGGTGGCCGCCGGCAACCACGGCGACACCACCCTCATCACCCTCACCGCCTCAGGTTCCGCCCCTGTCCGCTGGTCCGCGAGCACGGCGGCCTCCTGGCTCTATCCGAGCCAGTCCTCGGGAACCCTCCGCCCGGGCGAGACGTTGACGATCAAGGTGTACGTCGACCATCTGCGCGAGCCGTCCGGGTACTGGAGCGCACGGGTGGCGCTGGCACCCGCCGGCGCGATCGTCTCCATCCAGGGGTACGGCAGCGCACCCACCCCGTCCGATCCCGGCCCCGGCCCGGACCCCCGGCCGAGCACCCCGGGCGATCCGCCGCCCGCGCCCGACCCGACGGCCACGACGACCACCGCCCCCGATCCCACGCCGAGCGAGCCGACCACGTCGCCGACCGACCCCGAGCCCACCCCCAGCGCCTCCGACCCGTCCGCCCCGGGCAGCCCCACGCCGCTGCCGGCCGACGGCGACGCCCCGAGCCCCGGCCCGTCCTAG